From a single Candidatus Nezhaarchaeota archaeon genomic region:
- a CDS encoding DUF362 domain-containing protein, whose amino-acid sequence MRPEVYFLDYGRGDLDVLEGLKSLFKEAGLSSLVKGRVAVKVHIGEWGNITHVRPSQVKAVVDAIKDAGGTPFLTETTTLYPGRRFTAEGCRDVATLHGFTDALGAPFIVADAPNGFAGVNVSTSGLRGNPPFKEISIASAIAKADALILVVHAKGHLITGFGGALKHAAMGCVTKTGKAAQHAACRLVHSPSKCDACGLCVEMCPFKALRIEEKVVAKEESRCLHCNTCLFECPRKAWSWAEDAKEKMQEYLAYAAAAVFNYFSNRVGIVSFVQDVTPLCDCASPAGVPLVPDIGVLASLDPVAIDAAALHLIDAAAEGSWCKEKPPNFLSKVAGVDAWIHIKLAEELGVGSTNYRLVEL is encoded by the coding sequence TTGAGGCCTGAGGTCTACTTTCTGGACTATGGAAGAGGGGACTTAGATGTTCTAGAGGGTCTCAAGAGCCTCTTTAAGGAGGCTGGGCTGAGCAGCCTCGTGAAAGGTAGGGTAGCGGTGAAGGTTCATATAGGTGAGTGGGGGAACATAACTCACGTTAGGCCTTCGCAAGTTAAGGCGGTAGTAGACGCCATAAAGGACGCCGGCGGCACGCCCTTCTTAACTGAGACTACTACGCTTTACCCTGGGCGAAGATTCACTGCTGAAGGCTGTAGGGACGTCGCCACCCTCCATGGCTTCACTGACGCCCTAGGGGCCCCCTTCATAGTGGCAGATGCTCCCAATGGATTCGCAGGCGTAAACGTCTCAACCTCAGGGCTTAGGGGAAACCCACCGTTTAAAGAAATATCTATTGCCTCAGCTATAGCTAAAGCTGACGCCCTAATCTTAGTTGTCCATGCTAAGGGCCACCTCATCACTGGGTTTGGAGGGGCCTTAAAACACGCGGCAATGGGTTGCGTCACTAAGACGGGTAAGGCTGCTCAGCATGCAGCATGTAGACTAGTACATAGCCCGTCTAAGTGCGATGCCTGTGGGCTGTGTGTTGAGATGTGTCCGTTTAAGGCCCTTCGCATCGAGGAGAAGGTAGTTGCGAAGGAGGAAAGTAGGTGTCTACACTGTAACACATGTCTCTTTGAGTGCCCGAGGAAGGCTTGGAGCTGGGCCGAGGACGCGAAAGAGAAAATGCAGGAGTACTTAGCCTACGCCGCAGCGGCTGTGTTCAACTACTTTTCTAACCGCGTCGGGATAGTGAGCTTCGTTCAGGACGTAACACCACTATGCGACTGCGCCTCTCCTGCAGGAGTACCTCTAGTCCCAGACATAGGCGTATTAGCCTCCCTAGACCCCGTGGCGATCGATGCCGCCGCCCTCCACTTAATCGACGCTGCCGCTGAGGGGTCTTGGTGTAAAGAAAAACCCCCCAACTTTTTAAGCAAGGTGGCCGGTGTAGACGCGTGGATTCACATCAAGCTGGCTGAAGAGCTGGGCGTAGGCTCAACGAACTATAGGCTGGTGGAGCTGTGA
- a CDS encoding orotidine 5'-phosphate decarboxylase, with amino-acid sequence MLALDLRGRKLAERAMNLVDLVYDQVAAIKINRHLSIPLSLDELAKLVSGIHDRGLPAIMDCKVNDVASTSRLMADLFFDAGFDAITACPFTGWDGGLREVFDLARERGRDVILVVYMSHPGASLWYGGLFIDPEALCLTYPFEVFARQSVAWGACGVVVGATRPWVIERVARIVKNRALIFSPGLGPQGGLLEDSLKAGSDYLIVGRLIVEGSDPRGVAINLNRKIEDIMARIYGLSPKA; translated from the coding sequence GTGTTAGCCTTAGATCTAAGGGGGCGTAAGTTAGCTGAGAGGGCAATGAACCTTGTGGACCTTGTCTACGATCAAGTGGCAGCCATTAAGATAAATAGGCACTTATCGATACCGCTGAGCCTAGACGAGCTGGCTAAGCTGGTCTCTGGCATTCACGATAGAGGCCTCCCAGCCATTATGGATTGCAAGGTAAACGACGTAGCCAGTACCTCTAGGCTCATGGCCGACCTCTTCTTCGACGCTGGGTTCGACGCGATCACTGCTTGTCCCTTCACCGGCTGGGATGGTGGGCTGAGGGAGGTATTTGACTTAGCTCGCGAGAGAGGTAGAGATGTGATTTTAGTAGTTTACATGAGCCACCCGGGTGCCTCTCTTTGGTACGGAGGCCTATTCATCGACCCTGAGGCCCTATGCCTTACGTACCCCTTCGAGGTCTTTGCGCGCCAGTCTGTGGCCTGGGGGGCTTGCGGTGTTGTTGTTGGCGCCACTAGGCCTTGGGTAATAGAGCGCGTCGCGAGGATCGTTAAGAACAGAGCGTTAATTTTCTCACCTGGGCTTGGTCCTCAAGGAGGCCTGCTCGAAGACTCTTTGAAGGCTGGCAGCGATTACCTAATAGTCGGGAGGCTAATCGTAGAGGGCTCTGATCCGAGAGGAGTCGCCATTAACCTTAATAGGAAAATTGAGGATATTATGGCGAGGATCTATGGACTCTCGCCTAAGGCTTGA
- a CDS encoding aldehyde ferredoxin oxidoreductase family protein, protein MFGYAGSILRIDLTSRRIVKQALPLEWGARFIGGSGVNDWILWNEVGPEVDPLGPDNELIFGVGPLAGTILPLGCKVRVTTRSPLTGIFGDSGAGGFWASELKFAGYDHLVIRGRSPKPVYVFIDDEEVEVRDASHLWGCDVYEAEERLKKELGKDVRVACIGPAGENLVKFAAILFDKYRAAAKTGVGCVMGSKRLKAIVVRGSKKIEVADPKTVSEIAQELRQSLTTPGVQGWAKYGTTNLCIFYNQIGCHSVRNYQDVVAPKISEFPDTFIEKYATGKVSCSYGCVVACTHPWRIEEGRYAGEEGGKVDYIVICSLGIHLGIYEVDSILHLQNLVNKLGLDATETGTLIGLLMELQQRGLLPREIGEGLLYEWGDPMTVEETVWKIAFRKGAGDVFAEGTVYTARRLNAEKYICHSKGLTEVEDVRGFPHWALAYAISTRGADHLKAHCQIDKQQRTDTSLRLFGAPDVGYPVSTSLKARSVKYHEDFNAVINSLGVCHFPALSLMLKRPERALYMEDYAKIFSAVTGIKMTPGEIAKCGERIVCLEKSFNARLGVSRKDDTLHGKWMYEPCPSGLGKGMKCEDYLEKLLDEYYAERGFDVKTGLPTVRKLRQLGLDEVAQELVNRRIIDW, encoded by the coding sequence ATGTTCGGTTACGCTGGGTCGATCCTAAGGATCGATTTAACTAGCCGCAGGATAGTTAAGCAAGCCCTCCCTCTAGAGTGGGGTGCAAGGTTTATTGGAGGTAGTGGGGTTAACGACTGGATCCTATGGAATGAGGTCGGCCCCGAGGTAGATCCCCTCGGCCCAGACAATGAGCTAATCTTTGGGGTTGGTCCTTTAGCGGGAACAATACTCCCCCTCGGCTGCAAAGTCAGAGTTACAACCCGCTCCCCTCTTACAGGAATTTTTGGAGACTCGGGGGCTGGAGGCTTTTGGGCCTCTGAGCTTAAGTTCGCAGGCTATGACCACCTCGTGATTCGTGGAAGGAGTCCTAAGCCTGTCTACGTCTTCATAGATGATGAAGAGGTGGAGGTTAGAGATGCCTCTCACCTATGGGGGTGTGATGTCTATGAGGCTGAGGAGAGACTTAAGAAGGAGCTCGGAAAAGATGTGCGCGTTGCTTGCATAGGCCCAGCAGGAGAAAACCTAGTGAAGTTCGCCGCCATACTGTTCGACAAGTATAGGGCTGCTGCGAAGACAGGCGTCGGCTGTGTAATGGGCTCTAAGAGGCTAAAGGCGATAGTTGTCAGGGGGTCTAAGAAAATTGAGGTCGCAGACCCTAAGACAGTCAGTGAAATAGCTCAAGAGCTAAGGCAAAGCCTTACAACCCCCGGCGTTCAAGGCTGGGCTAAGTACGGAACCACTAATCTATGCATCTTCTACAATCAAATAGGCTGCCACTCCGTTAGGAACTACCAGGACGTTGTGGCCCCTAAAATATCAGAATTCCCAGACACCTTCATCGAGAAGTACGCTACTGGAAAGGTCTCCTGTAGCTACGGCTGCGTGGTTGCATGCACCCATCCATGGAGAATTGAGGAAGGGAGGTACGCGGGAGAAGAAGGTGGAAAGGTAGACTATATAGTAATATGCTCCCTGGGCATTCACCTAGGGATCTATGAAGTAGACTCCATCCTCCACCTTCAAAATTTAGTAAATAAGCTCGGCTTAGATGCCACTGAAACAGGCACCCTCATAGGGCTGCTCATGGAGCTTCAACAGAGGGGCCTCTTACCTAGAGAGATCGGTGAGGGGCTACTTTACGAATGGGGAGATCCGATGACCGTTGAGGAGACTGTGTGGAAGATAGCCTTTAGGAAGGGGGCTGGCGACGTCTTCGCTGAAGGCACGGTGTACACGGCGCGAAGACTTAACGCGGAGAAGTACATATGTCACTCAAAGGGGCTGACTGAGGTAGAAGATGTCAGGGGATTCCCTCACTGGGCCCTAGCCTACGCTATATCTACTCGTGGAGCGGACCACCTCAAGGCCCACTGTCAAATAGATAAACAGCAAAGGACAGATACTTCGCTAAGGCTCTTCGGAGCACCAGACGTTGGCTACCCAGTGAGCACCAGCTTAAAGGCAAGGAGTGTTAAGTACCACGAGGACTTCAACGCCGTAATTAACTCGCTGGGGGTATGTCACTTCCCAGCCCTATCACTCATGCTCAAGAGGCCGGAGCGCGCACTGTACATGGAGGACTACGCTAAGATCTTCTCAGCAGTGACAGGCATAAAGATGACTCCAGGGGAGATTGCAAAGTGCGGCGAGAGGATAGTGTGTTTAGAGAAGTCCTTCAACGCCCGCCTCGGCGTCTCTAGAAAGGACGATACTTTGCACGGGAAGTGGATGTACGAGCCCTGCCCCTCAGGGCTGGGGAAGGGGATGAAGTGCGAGGACTACCTTGAGAAGCTTTTAGACGAGTACTACGCGGAGAGGGGCTTCGACGTGAAGACCGGGTTGCCGACGGTGAGGAAGCTTAGACAGCTAGGCCTAGATGAAGTTGCTCAAGAACTAGTTAACCGTAGAATTATTGATTGGTAG
- a CDS encoding branched-chain amino acid ABC transporter permease gives MPNYYISFTLMVFMVGVMYLLANRYFRIPFVAIRENEAAAKASGINVTRYRLLAFVLSAFFAGVVGSFYAFYAMAITPHELSIDVSMLPLTMSIVGGMGTITGPVLGAYYSYNFN, from the coding sequence GTGCCTAACTATTACATTTCGTTCACGCTAATGGTGTTCATGGTGGGCGTGATGTACTTACTTGCGAACCGCTACTTTAGGATACCGTTCGTCGCGATAAGGGAGAATGAGGCTGCGGCGAAGGCGTCAGGCATAAACGTCACAAGGTATAGGCTCCTGGCCTTTGTACTAAGTGCCTTCTTCGCTGGCGTCGTTGGGAGCTTTTACGCATTCTACGCTATGGCAATAACTCCGCACGAATTATCCATTGACGTGTCCATGCTCCCCCTAACAATGAGCATAGTCGGCGGGATGGGGACCATAACAGGCCCCGTTCTTGGAGCGTATTATTCTTACAATTTTAACTGA
- a CDS encoding acyl-CoA/acyl-ACP dehydrogenase, translated as MFTGFDISEEQKLLQSAIREFAEKELMPEKSREYEEKGEFPWDLYKKACQLGFLSLHFPEEYGGQGYGLLEHYICIYEAAKVDPPLADTIFMSSHFGVELLIDFGTHDQKAKWLPLLARGDAVMASMFTEPAGGSDLTRVLDTRALKIDGAWRISGTKTFITNGEIFTVANVLVQTDLNAKPPYRGQTIFLIDRRAGIDTTPMKGKMGWHLSSTSEVTFIDVLATDNDILGGERGLNKGFYLMLQWLPITRTKIGCFSIAAAEAALEKAVSYAKEREAFGRKIGGFQGLAHRMADLAVEVELGKSLLFRTIKVLEKARVDKSYMEEAAKLASVIKYYGSALSVRACDLAIDVLGGYGYLAEYDVERWFRWAKKNDITEGTKEIQKNTIARSLLGRELAKYF; from the coding sequence GTGTTCACGGGGTTTGATATATCTGAGGAGCAAAAGCTCCTTCAGAGCGCCATTAGGGAGTTCGCTGAGAAAGAGCTCATGCCGGAGAAGTCGAGAGAGTACGAGGAGAAAGGCGAGTTCCCATGGGACCTTTACAAAAAGGCCTGTCAGCTAGGCTTCTTAAGTCTACACTTTCCAGAGGAATATGGAGGGCAGGGCTACGGCTTACTGGAGCACTACATATGTATATATGAGGCCGCCAAAGTAGATCCGCCGCTCGCAGACACGATTTTCATGAGCTCGCACTTTGGAGTTGAGCTCCTCATAGACTTCGGTACTCACGACCAAAAGGCGAAGTGGCTACCTTTATTAGCGAGAGGCGATGCTGTCATGGCGTCCATGTTTACAGAGCCGGCTGGTGGCAGTGACTTAACGCGTGTACTTGATACAAGGGCTTTGAAGATAGATGGCGCGTGGAGAATAAGCGGCACAAAGACCTTCATCACAAACGGCGAGATCTTTACAGTAGCAAACGTCCTAGTGCAAACAGACCTGAACGCTAAGCCTCCGTACAGGGGGCAAACCATTTTCCTTATTGATAGGAGGGCTGGCATAGACACTACGCCGATGAAGGGAAAGATGGGCTGGCACTTATCGTCCACTAGCGAGGTTACGTTTATAGATGTTTTAGCGACTGATAACGACATATTAGGGGGAGAAAGGGGTCTCAATAAAGGCTTCTACTTAATGCTCCAATGGTTACCCATAACCAGGACTAAGATAGGCTGCTTCTCTATAGCTGCCGCTGAAGCAGCCCTTGAGAAGGCAGTGAGCTACGCGAAGGAGAGGGAGGCCTTTGGGAGGAAGATAGGAGGCTTTCAAGGACTTGCGCATAGAATGGCTGATCTCGCAGTTGAAGTAGAGCTTGGGAAGTCACTGCTCTTTAGAACTATAAAGGTCCTCGAGAAGGCCAGGGTTGATAAGTCATACATGGAAGAGGCTGCGAAGCTGGCCAGCGTGATAAAATATTACGGATCAGCGTTATCGGTCAGGGCTTGCGACTTAGCTATTGACGTCCTCGGCGGCTACGGCTACTTAGCTGAGTACGACGTTGAGCGATGGTTTAGGTGGGCTAAGAAGAACGACATAACTGAGGGGACGAAGGAGATACAGAAGAATACAATAGCAAGGTCGCTACTAGGAAGGGAGTTAGCGAAGTACTTCTAA
- a CDS encoding long-chain-fatty-acid--CoA ligase — MIRGIPSTMNDDWQLNLWKVIKHAGKVHRNREVISYRHLLGGSIHRLNYGMMYERVCAIANALKGLGVEPGDRIAILGWNDHRVIESYFSIPGIGAVLLQLNLRLHPRELLYILNHSEPKGLFFDESLSPLAETLARDYKFNFHVIMSDKRVNEISLGLEPLYGFDELIEKSSKEYEWEEIDERSAATACYTTGTTGLPKGVYYSHRALLIHRLAGAAFVQRFDVNDVYLQVTPMYHINGHGIWIGAVMAGVKMVLPGRPTPENIVNLLIKERVTVACGIATIWKGVCEVLKRMSFKPKLNVRVESGGVEPPASLIRELREFGIQLVHSYGATETDALATHSLLKPEVADLPEEDQLKYLTKQGYPVFTTEIKLTDPSTGKELPWDGKSVGEVWIRGPAVIKEYYKDLSKSKEACTPDGWWRSGDLATIDELGYVKLIDRVKDVIKSGGEWISSVDMENFLMEHPAVFEAAVIGVPHPKWEERPLALVVLRPEYEDKPTSMVEEELKEYLLKKFAKWQLPDKILIVKEIPKTSVGKIAKRLLREQYKNVYMPTSL; from the coding sequence ATGATAAGAGGCATCCCATCAACAATGAACGATGATTGGCAGTTAAATCTATGGAAAGTAATTAAGCACGCTGGCAAGGTGCACAGAAATCGCGAAGTTATATCCTATAGACATCTTCTAGGCGGCAGCATTCATAGGCTTAACTATGGCATGATGTATGAGAGGGTATGCGCCATAGCAAATGCCCTTAAAGGCTTAGGTGTTGAGCCTGGTGATAGAATAGCCATCTTAGGCTGGAATGACCATAGAGTGATAGAGTCATACTTCTCAATACCGGGTATAGGGGCTGTTTTGCTTCAGCTCAACTTAAGGCTGCATCCAAGAGAGCTCCTATATATTTTAAATCACTCAGAGCCCAAAGGACTTTTCTTTGATGAAAGCCTATCGCCCCTAGCTGAGACCTTAGCCAGGGACTACAAGTTTAACTTCCATGTCATAATGAGCGATAAGAGGGTAAACGAGATTTCCTTAGGCCTCGAGCCACTCTATGGCTTTGATGAGCTTATAGAGAAGAGCTCTAAGGAGTATGAATGGGAGGAAATAGATGAGAGGTCAGCAGCTACCGCGTGCTACACTACTGGGACAACGGGGCTTCCTAAAGGCGTGTACTACTCGCATAGGGCCTTACTCATTCATCGACTGGCTGGTGCTGCCTTCGTGCAAAGATTCGACGTTAACGATGTATATCTCCAAGTAACTCCAATGTATCATATCAATGGTCATGGAATATGGATTGGAGCAGTAATGGCTGGCGTTAAGATGGTGCTCCCAGGAAGGCCGACGCCTGAAAACATAGTTAACCTCTTAATTAAAGAGAGGGTCACTGTCGCCTGTGGCATTGCGACTATATGGAAAGGCGTCTGTGAGGTCTTAAAAAGAATGAGCTTTAAGCCAAAGCTTAACGTGAGAGTTGAGAGCGGAGGTGTTGAGCCTCCTGCATCGCTAATAAGGGAGTTGAGGGAGTTTGGAATTCAGTTAGTGCACAGCTATGGGGCGACTGAGACAGATGCCCTGGCTACACATAGCCTCTTAAAGCCTGAGGTTGCGGATCTCCCTGAAGAAGATCAGCTGAAGTATTTAACGAAGCAAGGGTATCCAGTGTTTACGACTGAAATAAAGCTGACGGACCCCTCAACGGGAAAAGAGTTGCCTTGGGATGGAAAGAGCGTTGGGGAAGTGTGGATCAGAGGCCCAGCAGTGATAAAGGAGTACTATAAAGACTTAAGTAAAAGTAAGGAGGCATGCACGCCAGATGGTTGGTGGAGGAGTGGGGACCTCGCAACAATAGATGAGTTAGGGTATGTAAAGCTTATTGATAGGGTTAAGGATGTCATTAAGAGTGGAGGAGAGTGGATTTCGAGCGTGGACATGGAGAACTTCCTAATGGAACATCCGGCAGTGTTTGAAGCAGCAGTCATTGGGGTGCCTCATCCTAAGTGGGAGGAGAGGCCACTGGCGCTAGTGGTCTTAAGACCAGAGTATGAAGATAAGCCAACGAGCATGGTTGAGGAGGAACTCAAAGAATACCTACTGAAAAAGTTTGCTAAGTGGCAGTTACCGGATAAAATCTTAATAGTGAAGGAAATTCCTAAGACGAGTGTTGGGAAGATTGCAAAGAGGTTACTGAGGGAACAATATAAGAACGTATACATGCCCACATCGTTATGA
- a CDS encoding ABC transporter substrate-binding protein: MIQSSSRGAVAKVYAIIAVLVAIVAIAAIGYYLTTVPAPAPAPKPPIKIGFVSPLTGPSAYLGREVVDGALLALEEINAAGGMLGRKVELIIEDDEGKPDKCLSAVKKLIEVDRVDLLAGILHSGNVIAVSEYVAAVGIPYISAISSGPVLVYTSDPKKFRNFFTLHPFYDDCGKLGLKFLEFIKAKTFVVIRETLTWSIRSSDFLELFAADRGIKCLKKIDVPAGCKDFSDAIMMAKELKPDALVFYVFTGAEVTLIKQLYEARFPVPYCGVMALASNWPLFDLIGTASDYLCFGTWSWNISITEKTVPFFNKFYKKYGYRASGLEGPAGYDLMYFIKTALEKAGSLEWDAVIKAYEEVEIIGVRGKTKIDPADHGAIYWAPGYINGVLGQWKGGKPYAIWPPEMAEKPFEKAPWMK, encoded by the coding sequence ATGATACAGAGCTCAAGTAGAGGAGCTGTTGCAAAAGTCTACGCAATAATTGCTGTCCTTGTTGCTATAGTAGCCATCGCTGCCATTGGCTACTACCTTACCACTGTCCCAGCACCAGCACCTGCCCCCAAGCCTCCAATAAAAATAGGCTTCGTATCACCCCTGACTGGACCCTCCGCGTATTTAGGGAGAGAAGTAGTTGATGGAGCATTGCTAGCTCTTGAGGAGATAAATGCTGCAGGCGGTATGCTCGGGAGGAAGGTAGAACTCATTATTGAGGACGATGAAGGCAAGCCGGATAAGTGTCTCTCAGCAGTCAAAAAGCTAATTGAAGTAGATAGGGTCGACCTATTGGCTGGAATTCTGCATTCAGGCAACGTTATTGCGGTAAGCGAGTATGTGGCGGCTGTTGGGATACCTTACATCTCGGCAATATCCTCAGGCCCTGTCCTGGTATATACAAGTGACCCTAAGAAGTTTAGGAACTTCTTCACGCTTCACCCATTCTACGACGACTGTGGAAAGCTAGGATTGAAGTTCTTAGAGTTCATTAAGGCCAAGACCTTCGTCGTTATAAGGGAAACCTTAACGTGGTCTATACGCTCGAGCGACTTCTTAGAGCTATTTGCTGCAGACAGGGGAATAAAGTGCTTAAAGAAGATCGATGTCCCTGCTGGCTGTAAGGACTTCAGTGACGCCATAATGATGGCAAAAGAGTTAAAGCCTGACGCGCTTGTCTTTTACGTCTTTACAGGAGCCGAAGTTACACTCATAAAGCAGCTCTATGAAGCTAGATTCCCAGTACCATACTGTGGCGTGATGGCTTTAGCTTCTAACTGGCCGCTTTTCGACCTTATTGGGACAGCCTCAGACTACCTATGCTTTGGGACATGGAGTTGGAACATATCAATAACTGAGAAGACCGTACCATTCTTCAATAAGTTTTACAAAAAGTATGGGTATAGGGCCTCTGGACTTGAGGGACCTGCTGGTTACGACCTCATGTACTTCATTAAGACTGCACTAGAGAAGGCAGGAAGTCTTGAGTGGGATGCCGTCATAAAGGCCTATGAGGAAGTAGAGATCATAGGGGTTAGAGGAAAGACTAAGATAGACCCAGCGGATCATGGAGCCATATACTGGGCCCCTGGATACATAAACGGTGTACTGGGGCAGTGGAAAGGTGGTAAGCCTTATGCTATCTGGCCGCCTGAAATGGCTGAGAAGCCCTTTGAGAAGGCACCTTGGATGAAATAG